From one Oncorhynchus clarkii lewisi isolate Uvic-CL-2024 chromosome 6, UVic_Ocla_1.0, whole genome shotgun sequence genomic stretch:
- the LOC139410823 gene encoding endophilin-B2-like isoform X2, which translates to MDFNVKKLASDAGIFFTRAIQFTGEKFGQVEKTELDAHFENLLSRADSTKNWTEKIFRQTEVLLQPNPSSRIEEFLYEKLDRTVPSRPNNEELLGHYMQDAAKDFGPGTPYGSTLIKVGDCERRLGSVQREFLQTSAIGFLTPLRNFLEGDWRTISKERRLLENRRLDLDSCKARLKKAKLAESKAAAVPDFQETRPRNYVLSASASALWSEEVDKAEHELRLAQTEFDRQAEVTRLLLEGISSTHVNHLRCLHEFVEAQTAYYKQCHLHMQDLQKELDRFPNAFAGNPGHSMASGGSSPLDPASAVEIDTLKIEEVQAPATGTRKAKVLYDYDAADTSELSLLADELITVYTVPGMDSDWLVGERGNQKGKVPVTYLELLS; encoded by the exons ATGGATTTCAACGTGAAGAAATTAGCTTCGGATGCAGGAATTTTTTTCACTCGAGCTATACAG TTCACAGGGGAAAAGTTTGGACAGGTAGAGAAGACTGAGCTGGATGCCCACTTTGAGAATCTGCTCAGCCGTGCTGATTCCACTAAAAACTGGACAGAGAAAATCTTCAGGCAGACAGAGGTTCTGCTGCAGCCCAACCCCA GTTCCAGGATTGAGGAGTTCCTGTATGAGAAGCTTGACAGAACGGTTCCCTCCAGGCCAAATAATGAAGAACTGCTGGGTCATTACATGCAAGATGCGGCAAAAGATTTTGGTCCTGGAACTCCATATG GTAGCACCCTGATCAAAGTAGGCGATTGTGAGAGGAGACTGGGCAGTGTACAGAGGGAGTTCCTACAGACCTCCGCTATCGGCTTCCTCACCCCACTCAGGAACTTTCTGGAAGGAGACTGGAGGACCATCTCA AAAGAGAGGCGTCTCCTGGAGAACCGCAGACTGGACCTGGACTCCTGTAAAGCACGGCTGAAGAAAGCCAAATTAGCAGAGTCCAAGGCTGCG GCTGTGCCTGATTTTCAGGAAACCAGGCCCAGAAATTATGTCCTCTCTGCCAGTGCATCTGCG CTCTGGAGCGAGGAGGTGGACAAA GCAGAACATGAGCTTCGACTGGCACAGACAGAGtttgacagacaggcagaggtcaCACGGCTCCTGTTGGAGGGCATCAGCAGTACACAC GTGAACCACCTGCGCTGCCTGCATGAGTTTGTGGAGGCACAGACAGCCTATTACAAGCAGTGTCACCTGCACATGCAGGACCTGCAGAAAGAGCTGGACAG GTTTCCCAATGCGTTTGCTGGTAACCCAGGCCACTCCATGGCCTCCGGTGGCTCCTCTCCCCTGGACCCTGCCAGCGCTGTGGAGATAGACACGCTGAAGATCGAGGAGGTGCAGGCCCCTGCCACAGGCACACGCAAGGCCAAGGTCCTGTACGACTATGACGCTGCCGACACCAGTGAGCTATCCCTACTGGCTGACGAG
- the LOC139410823 gene encoding endophilin-B2-like isoform X1, which produces MDFNVKKLASDAGIFFTRAIQFTGEKFGQVEKTELDAHFENLLSRADSTKNWTEKIFRQTEVLLQPNPSSRIEEFLYEKLDRTVPSRPNNEELLGHYMQDAAKDFGPGTPYGSTLIKVGDCERRLGSVQREFLQTSAIGFLTPLRNFLEGDWRTISKERRLLENRRLDLDSCKARLKKAKLAESKAAAVPDFQETRPRNYVLSASASALWSEEVDKAEHELRLAQTEFDRQAEVTRLLLEGISSTHVNHLRCLHEFVEAQTAYYKQCHLHMQDLQKELDSSNGDVFPNAFAGNPGHSMASGGSSPLDPASAVEIDTLKIEEVQAPATGTRKAKVLYDYDAADTSELSLLADELITVYTVPGMDSDWLVGERGNQKGKVPVTYLELLS; this is translated from the exons ATGGATTTCAACGTGAAGAAATTAGCTTCGGATGCAGGAATTTTTTTCACTCGAGCTATACAG TTCACAGGGGAAAAGTTTGGACAGGTAGAGAAGACTGAGCTGGATGCCCACTTTGAGAATCTGCTCAGCCGTGCTGATTCCACTAAAAACTGGACAGAGAAAATCTTCAGGCAGACAGAGGTTCTGCTGCAGCCCAACCCCA GTTCCAGGATTGAGGAGTTCCTGTATGAGAAGCTTGACAGAACGGTTCCCTCCAGGCCAAATAATGAAGAACTGCTGGGTCATTACATGCAAGATGCGGCAAAAGATTTTGGTCCTGGAACTCCATATG GTAGCACCCTGATCAAAGTAGGCGATTGTGAGAGGAGACTGGGCAGTGTACAGAGGGAGTTCCTACAGACCTCCGCTATCGGCTTCCTCACCCCACTCAGGAACTTTCTGGAAGGAGACTGGAGGACCATCTCA AAAGAGAGGCGTCTCCTGGAGAACCGCAGACTGGACCTGGACTCCTGTAAAGCACGGCTGAAGAAAGCCAAATTAGCAGAGTCCAAGGCTGCG GCTGTGCCTGATTTTCAGGAAACCAGGCCCAGAAATTATGTCCTCTCTGCCAGTGCATCTGCG CTCTGGAGCGAGGAGGTGGACAAA GCAGAACATGAGCTTCGACTGGCACAGACAGAGtttgacagacaggcagaggtcaCACGGCTCCTGTTGGAGGGCATCAGCAGTACACAC GTGAACCACCTGCGCTGCCTGCATGAGTTTGTGGAGGCACAGACAGCCTATTACAAGCAGTGTCACCTGCACATGCAGGACCTGCAGAAAGAGCTGGACAG TTCCAATGGAGATGT GTTTCCCAATGCGTTTGCTGGTAACCCAGGCCACTCCATGGCCTCCGGTGGCTCCTCTCCCCTGGACCCTGCCAGCGCTGTGGAGATAGACACGCTGAAGATCGAGGAGGTGCAGGCCCCTGCCACAGGCACACGCAAGGCCAAGGTCCTGTACGACTATGACGCTGCCGACACCAGTGAGCTATCCCTACTGGCTGACGAG
- the LOC139410792 gene encoding phosphatidylinositol 4-phosphate 5-kinase-like protein 1 isoform X2, which translates to MQTFAGLVFSSLRYSLDINEEEYKRSLSSDCCYLQFMSNSKSKADFFLTNDKRFFLKTQNKQEVKFLLSNLMAYMDHLEKYPHSLLVRFLGLHSIQVPNETKKYFIVMQSVFYPDERIDTRYDIKGCEVGRWTDPASTGSPVKILKDNNFEGKHIILDQKSSWLVDQVEIDTAFLRSLNVLDYSILLAHQPLHKDELDGKHSFSNLIVRTEKSMAQDSPTEEDHPTIPLLGGDSFRLASDTIDSGPDHVQDTGEHSGHSIHCQEINLPSVNSTDAELHEFHAHHRRLLPNFKNSVHVIDGPELRYFVGIVDIFTVYGLKKRLENLWKSLCFPGRAFSTVSPATYSQRFCRWVKDHTK; encoded by the exons ATGCAGACATTTGCAGGACTGGTGTTTTCCAGCTTGCGGTACTCCCTGGACATAAATGAGGAGGAGTACAAGAGATCCCTCTCTTCAGACTGCTGCTATCTACAGTTCATGAGCAACTCCAAGAGCAAGGCTGACTTCTTCCTCAC GAATGACAAGAGGTTCTTCCTAAAGACACAGAATAAGCAGGAGGTGAAGTTTCTTCTTTCCAACCTGATGGCATATATGGATCACTTGGAGAAATACCCCCACTCGTTGTTGGTCAGGTTCCTGG GTCTCCATAGTATCCAGGTACCAAATGAAACAAAG AAGTATTTCATTGTGATGCAGAGTGTGTTTTACCCGGACGAGAGGATTGATACAAG ATATGACATTAAGGGCTGTGAGGTGGGTAGGTGGACTGACCCTGCATCTACTGGAAGCCCAGTTAAGATTCTGAAGGATAACAACTTTGAAGGAAAGCACATCATTCTGG ATCAGAAGAGTTCCTGGCTTGTGGATCAGGTTGAAATAGACACAGCTTTCCTCCGTAGCCTCAATGTGCTTGACTACAGCATTCTGCTGGCCCATCAACCCTTGCACAAAGATGAGCTGGACGGGAAGCACTCCTTTAGTAACCTTATTGTGCGCACTGAAAA GTCCATGGCCCAAGACAGTCCCACAGAGGAAGATCATCCCACTATTCCATTGTTGGGGGGAGACTCTTTTCGACTGGCATCAGATACAATAGACAGTGGGCCAGACCATGTCCAGGACACAGGGGAGCACTCTGGCCATTCAATCCACTGCCAGGAGATAAACCTGCCCTCTGTAAACAGTACAGATGCAGAACTCCATGAGTTCCATGCTCATCACCGTAGGCTGCTGCCTAATTTCAAGAACTCCGTGCATGTCATAGATGGGCCAGAGCTGCGCTACTTTGTGGGTATTGTAGACATTTTTACTGTGTACGGTTTGAAGAAAAGGCTGGAGAACCTGTGGAAGAGTCTGTGCTTCCCTGGCAGAGCCTTCTCCACTGTCAGCCCAGCTACCTACTCCCAGAGGTTCTGCCGGTGGGTAAAGGACCATACCAAGTAA
- the LOC139410792 gene encoding phosphatidylinositol 4-phosphate 5-kinase-like protein 1 isoform X1: MEKRNVQRCSGTTRRRRWWGLRRRWRMLGLFEINQEHEFYSFTCLMKEGLHAALQTTIDTPGPDELSAEHYKSEQTQVHKDYEMQTFAGLVFSSLRYSLDINEEEYKRSLSSDCCYLQFMSNSKSKADFFLTNDKRFFLKTQNKQEVKFLLSNLMAYMDHLEKYPHSLLVRFLGLHSIQVPNETKKYFIVMQSVFYPDERIDTRYDIKGCEVGRWTDPASTGSPVKILKDNNFEGKHIILDQKSSWLVDQVEIDTAFLRSLNVLDYSILLAHQPLHKDELDGKHSFSNLIVRTEKSMAQDSPTEEDHPTIPLLGGDSFRLASDTIDSGPDHVQDTGEHSGHSIHCQEINLPSVNSTDAELHEFHAHHRRLLPNFKNSVHVIDGPELRYFVGIVDIFTVYGLKKRLENLWKSLCFPGRAFSTVSPATYSQRFCRWVKDHTK; this comes from the exons atggaGAAGAGGAACGTTCAGCGTTGCTCTGGGACAACAAGGCGGAGGCGGTGGTGGGGTCTGAGGAGGCGCTGGAGAATGTTAGGCCTGTTTGAAATCAACCAGGAACATGAGTTCTACAGCTTCACCTGTCTTATGAAAGAGGGGCTGCATGCTGCCCTACAGACCACCATCGACACACCAGGACCT GATGAACTTTCTGCTGAACATTACAAATCGGAGCAGACTCAAGTCCACAAG GACTATGAGATGCAGACATTTGCAGGACTGGTGTTTTCCAGCTTGCGGTACTCCCTGGACATAAATGAGGAGGAGTACAAGAGATCCCTCTCTTCAGACTGCTGCTATCTACAGTTCATGAGCAACTCCAAGAGCAAGGCTGACTTCTTCCTCAC GAATGACAAGAGGTTCTTCCTAAAGACACAGAATAAGCAGGAGGTGAAGTTTCTTCTTTCCAACCTGATGGCATATATGGATCACTTGGAGAAATACCCCCACTCGTTGTTGGTCAGGTTCCTGG GTCTCCATAGTATCCAGGTACCAAATGAAACAAAG AAGTATTTCATTGTGATGCAGAGTGTGTTTTACCCGGACGAGAGGATTGATACAAG ATATGACATTAAGGGCTGTGAGGTGGGTAGGTGGACTGACCCTGCATCTACTGGAAGCCCAGTTAAGATTCTGAAGGATAACAACTTTGAAGGAAAGCACATCATTCTGG ATCAGAAGAGTTCCTGGCTTGTGGATCAGGTTGAAATAGACACAGCTTTCCTCCGTAGCCTCAATGTGCTTGACTACAGCATTCTGCTGGCCCATCAACCCTTGCACAAAGATGAGCTGGACGGGAAGCACTCCTTTAGTAACCTTATTGTGCGCACTGAAAA GTCCATGGCCCAAGACAGTCCCACAGAGGAAGATCATCCCACTATTCCATTGTTGGGGGGAGACTCTTTTCGACTGGCATCAGATACAATAGACAGTGGGCCAGACCATGTCCAGGACACAGGGGAGCACTCTGGCCATTCAATCCACTGCCAGGAGATAAACCTGCCCTCTGTAAACAGTACAGATGCAGAACTCCATGAGTTCCATGCTCATCACCGTAGGCTGCTGCCTAATTTCAAGAACTCCGTGCATGTCATAGATGGGCCAGAGCTGCGCTACTTTGTGGGTATTGTAGACATTTTTACTGTGTACGGTTTGAAGAAAAGGCTGGAGAACCTGTGGAAGAGTCTGTGCTTCCCTGGCAGAGCCTTCTCCACTGTCAGCCCAGCTACCTACTCCCAGAGGTTCTGCCGGTGGGTAAAGGACCATACCAAGTAA